A genomic window from Candidatus Edwardsbacteria bacterium includes:
- a CDS encoding tetratricopeptide repeat protein, producing MKHILSILILSLIAVGCVGGTPEEHFGKGVQAFQSGDTLNSIKEFTYAISKDPGFADAYYNLGIIYSNPKHRAEAIRCFDSALKYDPKYEAAYISLGQAYLNSDSLDRAVAAFKQGLANCSNPAVFYSNIGYCYLTRTMPDSAVKYFNQAIALDPGNADNYYNLAYGLTREKDLNESIKCLRLAIKYDPQKIEAYYLLGSRLASKKPRTKEETGEAIRALELFLKNDAGSMIQNDIARKKLGLLRGDQ from the coding sequence ATGAAACACATCTTATCGATCCTGATCTTATCCCTGATCGCCGTCGGCTGCGTCGGCGGGACGCCCGAGGAGCATTTCGGGAAAGGGGTCCAGGCCTTTCAATCCGGCGATACCTTGAATTCCATCAAGGAATTCACCTATGCCATAAGCAAGGACCCCGGTTTTGCCGACGCCTATTATAACCTGGGGATCATCTATTCCAATCCCAAGCACCGCGCAGAGGCCATAAGATGTTTTGATTCGGCCCTAAAATATGATCCCAAATATGAAGCGGCCTATATTTCACTGGGCCAGGCCTATTTGAACAGCGATTCCCTGGACCGGGCCGTTGCCGCTTTTAAGCAGGGCCTGGCCAACTGCTCCAATCCGGCGGTATTTTATTCCAATATAGGGTATTGTTATCTGACCAGAACCATGCCCGATTCCGCAGTCAAATATTTTAACCAGGCTATCGCCTTGGATCCGGGCAATGCCGACAACTATTACAATTTAGCCTATGGCCTGACCCGGGAAAAGGACCTGAACGAATCCATCAAGTGCCTCCGGCTGGCCATAAAATATGATCCGCAGAAGATAGAAGCCTATTATCTGCTGGGCTCCAGATTAGCGTCCAAGAAACCGCGGACAAAAGAAGAGACCGGGGAAGCCATCCGGGCCCTGGAACTGTTTTTGAAGAATGATGCGGGGAGCATGATCCAGAACGACATCGCCAGGAAGAAGCTCGGCCTGCTGAGGGGGGATCAATGA
- the dapB gene encoding 4-hydroxy-tetrahydrodipicolinate reductase, whose translation MINIIICGAAGRMGRAIIDACRENPDFAIVGLVECLGYSMIGQKFGDTLPELSADLGKIIDQGDVVIDFTSPEASLKNARIAAQHKKPMVIGATGINPDQTKELQELSKKIPLLVSSNLSIGVNLFYDIISRAARIIPGNYDVEIIESHHKNKKDAPSGTAKKLLSEITAARGGQPVYQRESSGKPRAEGEIGVVSIRAGDIVGEHTVVFAGPGERLEFTHRAHSRRVFAEGALAAARFLARARPGMYDMKDVLEK comes from the coding sequence ATGATAAACATCATCATCTGCGGGGCGGCCGGCCGGATGGGCCGGGCCATAATAGACGCCTGCCGGGAAAATCCGGATTTCGCCATTGTCGGCTTGGTGGAATGTCTAGGATACTCGATGATCGGACAGAAATTCGGGGACACTCTGCCGGAGCTGTCGGCGGATCTCGGCAAAATAATAGACCAAGGCGACGTGGTGATAGATTTCACCTCGCCCGAGGCCTCGCTAAAGAACGCCCGGATCGCGGCCCAGCATAAAAAGCCCATGGTCATCGGCGCCACCGGGATCAACCCCGATCAAACGAAAGAACTGCAGGAACTATCGAAAAAGATCCCCCTGCTGGTCTCCTCCAACCTGTCCATCGGGGTCAACCTGTTTTATGACATCATCTCCCGGGCCGCCAGGATCATCCCCGGCAACTACGACGTGGAGATCATCGAATCCCACCATAAAAACAAAAAGGACGCCCCCAGCGGCACCGCCAAGAAACTGCTGTCCGAGATAACTGCGGCGCGGGGCGGCCAGCCGGTCTACCAGCGGGAGAGCTCCGGCAAACCCCGGGCCGAGGGCGAGATCGGGGTGGTCTCCATCCGGGCCGGGGATATCGTGGGCGAGCATACGGTGGTTTTTGCCGGCCCGGGCGAGCGGCTGGAGTTCACCCACCGGGCCCACAGCCGAAGGGTGTTCGCCGAGGGGGCGCTGGCGGCGGCCAGATTCCTGGCCCGGGCCAGACCGGGGATGTACGACATGAAGGACGTACTTGAAAAATAG
- a CDS encoding T9SS type A sorting domain-containing protein has product MAVLAGGAALAQEYPAFGPEKQVTIIGLTFDAMEPFISPDGNTLFFNSLNSGGNTNLYHASRVNDSVFTYGGLVGGIYDPSPDHLDAVASLDSAGNFFWVSLRGYPAVFESLHRGRYSTGAVTDTTRVYGDFNIDTLGWLIMDGTINYQGDRLYYNNAYFNLAEPTGIPEQARLGAAQRIDDSTFNKLPDTEEIFAAVNDTGYLVYAPQITGDGLELYFTRLLKNTINTEICLALRASADQAFGPPVVLHSNLGYVPEAPTLTADKQAMYYHQKDSAGIFRIFLRYRSGPVGVVVDEPSPGPAGNFRIYPNPARNLIHISSTSQAAKYRAVLYTILGQRCLGPTSLPQLDLSGLPGGIYFLRIQEGSRYRSFKFVKE; this is encoded by the coding sequence GTGGCTGTCCTGGCCGGCGGGGCGGCGCTGGCTCAGGAATATCCGGCCTTCGGCCCGGAAAAGCAGGTCACTATCATCGGCCTGACCTTCGACGCCATGGAGCCGTTCATCTCCCCGGACGGGAATACCCTGTTCTTCAACTCCCTCAATTCCGGCGGCAACACCAACCTGTATCATGCGAGCAGGGTGAATGACTCGGTTTTCACATATGGCGGCCTGGTGGGTGGCATCTATGATCCCTCGCCCGATCACCTGGATGCGGTGGCCTCGCTGGATTCGGCCGGGAATTTCTTCTGGGTGTCGCTGAGAGGCTATCCCGCCGTCTTCGAGAGCCTCCACCGGGGGCGGTATTCTACCGGAGCGGTCACCGATACCACCCGGGTCTACGGGGATTTCAACATCGACACCCTGGGCTGGCTGATCATGGACGGCACCATCAACTATCAGGGCGACAGGCTGTACTATAACAATGCCTATTTCAACCTGGCCGAGCCCACCGGCATTCCGGAACAGGCCAGGCTGGGGGCGGCCCAAAGGATTGACGACAGCACCTTCAACAAACTCCCGGATACCGAGGAGATCTTCGCCGCCGTCAACGATACCGGATATTTGGTCTATGCTCCGCAGATAACCGGGGACGGGCTGGAACTCTATTTCACCCGGCTGCTGAAGAACACCATCAACACCGAGATCTGCCTGGCCCTACGCGCGTCCGCCGACCAGGCTTTCGGCCCCCCGGTGGTGCTCCATTCCAACCTCGGCTATGTGCCCGAGGCGCCGACCCTGACCGCCGACAAGCAGGCAATGTACTACCACCAAAAGGACAGCGCCGGTATTTTCAGGATATTCCTCCGCTACCGGAGTGGGCCGGTCGGGGTCGTCGTCGACGAACCCTCTCCGGGCCCGGCGGGGAATTTCAGGATCTACCCCAATCCGGCCCGAAACCTCATCCATATATCCTCAACCAGCCAGGCTGCCAAATACCGGGCGGTACTTTATACCATTCTGGGCCAGCGCTGCCTGGGGCCGACCAGTCTGCCGCAGCTAGACCTATCGGGGCTGCCCGGCGGCATATATTTTCTGAGGATCCAGGAAGGCAGCCGGTACCGGTCGTTCAAATTCGTCAAGGAATGA
- a CDS encoding (Fe-S)-binding protein, with translation MRKRIFAPGCGLMLYKPELADKLHSLLNENLGKMDRLDICCHHDPQFTEDTEVINICPGCDKRFRNDYHNSSTISLWEILAQSDFFAFPDHQGRRMSILDACPTRDQERVHDAVRALLQKMNITVIEPARTRTKSTCCGDSFYGVIPVEQVKEQMIQRAWEMPAQEVVVYCISCIKSMHIGGKRPRYLIDLLFSEETVPRTHEPDAWHGELDDYIARH, from the coding sequence ATGAGAAAAAGGATCTTCGCCCCGGGCTGCGGCCTGATGCTGTACAAGCCGGAACTGGCCGACAAACTGCATTCCCTGCTGAATGAGAATCTGGGCAAGATGGACCGGCTGGATATCTGCTGCCACCATGACCCCCAGTTCACCGAAGATACCGAGGTGATCAACATCTGTCCCGGCTGCGACAAGCGGTTCCGGAACGATTATCATAATTCATCCACCATATCCCTGTGGGAGATATTGGCCCAGAGCGATTTCTTCGCCTTTCCGGACCACCAGGGCCGGCGGATGTCCATCCTCGACGCCTGTCCCACCCGGGACCAGGAGCGGGTGCATGATGCTGTCCGGGCTTTGCTGCAAAAAATGAACATAACGGTCATTGAACCGGCCCGCACCCGGACCAAAAGCACCTGTTGCGGCGACAGTTTTTACGGGGTCATCCCGGTGGAACAGGTCAAGGAGCAGATGATCCAGCGGGCCTGGGAGATGCCGGCCCAGGAGGTGGTCGTCTATTGCATCTCCTGCATAAAATCGATGCATATCGGCGGCAAACGTCCGCGTTACCTGATAGACCTGCTGTTCAGCGAGGAGACGGTCCCCCGGACCCATGAGCCCGACGCCTGGCACGGGGAGCTGGACGATTACATCGCTAGGCACTAA